The region ACAAGTTAAAAACGCCTTTCACAACGAGTGCTGTTTCAATAGCAACATCAGAGTAAGTGAACCCTCGACCACGACGCCCGTGGTGTTCACAACAATACCAAGACTTAATTGCTTGCTCATCAATCCAGAAAGTGAGTGAGCCTCGATTAATCAACGCCTTATTGTACTGAGACCAATTGGTTATTTTATGTTTAGATTTTCCCACTTTTCAGCTTCCGTATAGCTATCTTTAGGGATCAGATCACGCTAACGGCAAAAGGTTCCCTCGATTTAGGAAACAAGGCTGTGCATTGCTCTCAGTATTTTTTGATGACCAATGCAAAGCTGATGCATTAAAAACATTCAAAGTATTATGCTCGATCAATGCATTGATGTGCTGATAATGTCCTTTCTCAGCAGCAATATGCAAAGGTGTAAATCCAAAATTATCTTGTAATGAGGCTATATTGGGGATAAAAGGAATCAAACTTGATTGATGATAAGCAGCAAAATGCACTGGATATTGACCTTTCGCATTGGGCTGTTCTTTTAACTTAGGACTTAGCTCAACGAGCTCTAAACTAAAGCAATGATCAAGAAGTAATGCATAATGCAACTGATTATTACCATTGCAGCACTGTCCCGGTAACACAACTTTTCTATCCAATGCATCAATAAATGGGTAACAATCATTATCTATCTCAGCCATTGGATCAAAGAATACATTCGATAGAGTGACCAATCCATTATTTAATTTATAGTCTCTCAACACTCTCATCTACAACAACCTCAATTTTTTTTGCTGGTAAAAATTTACGTATGAAATCATGACAAGCTGAAATACTTTTGAATGTTGCAACCCCTCCTCTTTTGGTGACGAAAAAGACATTTTCACCTTTTGCTGTCACTCCGTAAAAATGCACTGAATCAGCTGATATCACCATCTTAATCGACATATCACTCCTTTGAATAACGCTCCCCATATCCTCCTTATATGGGTAAACTTTAATCGTCACAGAGCTTCACCATGATATTGTTTTTCCCTATTTTTTTCAAAAAAATAAACACTGTATCAGCACTTTTAAACCGCTTAACGTTTCCTTTAGCATCAGACACCGTCCACTCTTCATCGCTACTAGTAAAGGTGACAATATAACCGAACTTATCTTGCTGAACGACAATTGTTTCAACCAGACCAATCGCACTCATTATCCTTAGTTTATCAAACGAACAGACGTTCACATCAATAACACCATTAGTTAGTTTAGGTTTACATCATTCAAGAACATAATATCAAGAAACCAGCTACCAATTTCTACATATTGGTATATTATAACTGAAAATGTGATATTGATATGGTTGTCGACAAAATTAAAAAGCCAGCTAGCTCCATTTTACAATAATAAGAATAAGGCACTAGCCACTTTTGACTAAGGAATGATGAGATGTCCCACCAACATAATGCTTCGGCAATTAATAATGATATTTGGTTATCTTTTGACACTATGCTCATTCTCACCTTAATCTTAATTTTTATGACATTTGTAGGTATGCTTTATCGCTGGGATAACCCTGCTGTCGGAAAAACCAGAGTTTTCCGCCATGTATTCTTAATGACCTTTGCTTTAATCACAGTGTTGGGAAGTATATCGGTACTCAACATGGATATTCGAGGTGAAGGCCAGTTTTGTTCGCTAACAAATAAACCATCAATAGAAACCAAATAACAACATAAAAAAACACAACATCAGTGCTTTTTTGATGGCTAAATGATAAAGTAATGCCCTCTAAGCTCGCCTTACTAAACACCACTAAGCCATTAAAAATATTAAAAATAAAACAAAAAAAGTTTGATTTCTACACATCTATATTTAAAGTGCATCATAACGAGAAAATATGCCTGTTATTACTGTTCAACAAAAAACCAAAACAATTTTAATTACAGGGGGGAGCCGTGGGATCGGAGCTTCCATTGCCAGATTAGCTGCTAAACAAGGTTTTAATGTTTGTATTACTTATTTTAACGATAAAGATACCGCAGATAGCTTAATTCATGAGCTAACTAAAACAGGCATTAAAGTCAAAGCGGTTCAATCTGATGTCGGCAATGAGAAAGACGTCATTCAGCTATTTCAATATATAGACCGAGAATTTGGCAATCTTTGGGGCTTAGTCAATAATGCTGGAATTGCCATTAATCAAGGACGATTAGAAACCTATACCAAAGAGCGAATTGAGCGCGTATTTTCCACCAATGTATTTGGGCCAATTTATTGTTCTCGTGAGGCAGTTAAACGTATGTCAACCAAACAATCTGGCACGGGTGGCGTCATCATTAATATCTCTTCCATTGCAGCTCGTTTAGGATCGCCTGGTGAATATATTGACTATGCAGCTTCCAAAGGCGCTATTGATACATTAACAATAGGATTAGCTAAGGAAATTGCCGATGAAGGTATTAGGGTTAATGCAGTAAGTCCTGGACTAATAGATACCGAGTTTCATGCTCAAGCTGGTGAAAAAAATCGTATCGAACGAATAAAAAGTGCCATTCCAATGCAACGGCCGGGGCAAGCTTCTGAAGTGGCTGATTCCGTCATGTTCTTACTGTCAGATAAAGCGTCTTACATTACAGGTTCGATATTGGATGTGTCAGGTGGTCGCTAGTCATTGCGGCTTCTTAATGAGTAAAATCCCTTAGAACATAATGTTCACGGTATAGAGGTGAGAAACGTAAATGTTGACTATTGAAAAGCTACAAGAATGCGATCTATCTAAAGTGTTAAAAATTACTTTACCTGAAACACAAATTAAATTTGCAGAAACAGCAAAAGATTTTTTATCTGATAATAATGACACTACCCATCTTCATGTTATTAAGTTAAATAATACCATCGTTGGCTTTTTTAAAATTGATACAGCATATTCATCTGTATACGATTTTTGTTCAGACACAGGAGTAGGGTTGAGAGCGTTTGTGATTGATGCTAAACAACAAGGGAAAGGTATAGGCTCTAATGCTGTAAAAGCCCTTTTTCCTTATCTACAAGCACATTACCCTGCTTATAATACAATCTATTTAACCGTAAACTGTAAAAATGATGGCGCTCGGCGTTGTTATCAAAAGGGGGGTTTTATTGATACAGGAGATACGCTTTTAGGCGGAATTGAAGGACCTCAATACATCATGCTTGGTGAAATTAAAGCCAACTAATCAAGCTACGGTCAGTGGAAAAAGAGAAACTGACTTAGAATACTTAGGGATATTTTTGCGTGAGTTTGCACAAAAGTGTAGTTTATTAAAGTCGTAAAATAGTCTCTCAATGTGGCAATAAATTATCAAAATAGAAGTTAGCTAACCTCCCAATTTATCACGCATAGTGTAATACCAAGCGCCAATAGCACTAAAAGGCACTTTAAGCATGTGCCCT is a window of Shewanella sp. VB17 DNA encoding:
- a CDS encoding ankyrin repeat domain-containing protein: MRVLRDYKLNNGLVTLSNVFFDPMAEIDNDCYPFIDALDRKVVLPGQCCNGNNQLHYALLLDHCFSLELVELSPKLKEQPNAKGQYPVHFAAYHQSSLIPFIPNIASLQDNFGFTPLHIAAEKGHYQHINALIEHNTLNVFNASALHWSSKNTESNAQPCFLNRGNLLPLA
- a CDS encoding SDR family oxidoreductase, with protein sequence MPVITVQQKTKTILITGGSRGIGASIARLAAKQGFNVCITYFNDKDTADSLIHELTKTGIKVKAVQSDVGNEKDVIQLFQYIDREFGNLWGLVNNAGIAINQGRLETYTKERIERVFSTNVFGPIYCSREAVKRMSTKQSGTGGVIINISSIAARLGSPGEYIDYAASKGAIDTLTIGLAKEIADEGIRVNAVSPGLIDTEFHAQAGEKNRIERIKSAIPMQRPGQASEVADSVMFLLSDKASYITGSILDVSGGR
- a CDS encoding GNAT family N-acetyltransferase, which gives rise to MLTIEKLQECDLSKVLKITLPETQIKFAETAKDFLSDNNDTTHLHVIKLNNTIVGFFKIDTAYSSVYDFCSDTGVGLRAFVIDAKQQGKGIGSNAVKALFPYLQAHYPAYNTIYLTVNCKNDGARRCYQKGGFIDTGDTLLGGIEGPQYIMLGEIKAN